The Deinococcus detaillensis genome includes the window CGAATTGGTCAAGGCGACTTACGAAAAGCACAGGCGCATCGTCTTTAACGGTGACGGCTACGCCGACGAGTGGCACCAAGAAGCCGAGCACGAGCGCGGCCTGCTCAACATGCGAACCAGCTTGGACGCCATCGCGCATTTGACCGACGCCAAAAACGCAGAGCTGTTTGCCAAGTACCAAGTTCTGAGTGACCGCGAACTGGCCGCACGCCAAGAGATCATGTACGACATCTATTTCAAGAGCGTCAACATCGAGGGCGAAACCACCGAGTCGGTGGCCGCCACCCAGATCATGCCCGCCGCGCTGGCGTACTTGGCCGAGCTGAGCGGCATCAAGCAGGGCAGGGCCGCCGCCGCCATCTCTGAAGAAGTGGCCGCCGCCGCCGACGAGATGTATGACGCCGTGTGCAAGTTGCGCGTGGAGAATGCGGCGGAGGGCGGCGAAGAAATTCAAGACAAAGCCCACCACATGCAGAGCAACGTGCTGCCCGCCATGCAAGCGGTGCGGGTGGCTGCCGACAAACTGGAAAAAGTCGTCGCCGCCAAACACTGGCCGATGCCGACTTATCGGCAGATGTTGTTTGTCAAATAGGGCGGACAAGTAGAACGAAGTTGGAGGCAGGGTGCCGACTTACAGGCAGATGTTGTTTGTGAAGTAAGATTTTAGCGTTAATGGGGCCACTAGAGGAAAGCTTGGCGGCCTCTTTTTGGTGCTTGGCTCGGAGCTTGTCGCCTTTACGGAAAAGAACTGAAACCAAACCCCTTAGGGCTTGGCCATTTCTTTGGCTTTTTGACTGGCGACTCACTCCCGCTCATACGCCGCTTTCGCCTCCCGCTTTCCGCGCTAAACTGCTGTTTATGCTCAACATGCTGCGCCGCCCGCAAGTCACGCCCGCCATGCTGGCCGAGGGGCTATCGGCGCTCGGGCTTGACGGCACTCAGCACGCCATTGTCCACGCCAGCCTGCGGGCCTTCGGGCAAGTCGAGGGCGGAGCGCCCGCGCTGCTCGGCGAACTGATGCGCCGCACGGCCACTCTCAGCGCACCTTCGTTTACTTACGCGACTTTGCTGCGTGCGCCGACCTCGACCATTTATGCCCATTTTAGCCGCGAAAGCCGGGTCAGCCGCGACATCGGGCGGCTGCCGCAACTGCTGGTCGAGCGGCCCGACGCCCTGCGCTCTTTTCATCCGGCGCTGAGCTTCGTGGCGGTGGGCCAAGAAGCCCGCGCCGTCGTGGAAGCCCAGTCGCTGCTCAGTCCATACGGCCCGATTGGAGCGCTCTACGACCTCGACGCGGTGGCTCTGCTGCTCGGCGTGGATCATTCCAGCAACACCACTTTGCACTACGGCGAGTATTTGGCGGGCGTGCCGCTGCTGACGCGCTACGTGCCGCTCAGCGGCCAGGTGGTGCCGACGGCTTTTCCCAATTGCTCGGCAGATTTTGAAAATATCGCGCCGCATGTGCAGGGCCACCACGTCACGGTGGGCCGCGCCCAGCTCAGCGCTTACCGCGTGCGCGACTTGGTGGACGGCGTACAGGCATTTTTGGCTCGGCATCCCGAGGGCATGCTCTGCACTTATCCGTCTTGCCGCTGCCAAGAAGTGCGCCGGATGATCCGTGCTGACGGTCTGACCCCCAGAACGCAACTGGGACGGGCAACCGGAACGCTCGAAATCGCGGGAGACTGAACCACGCAAGACTAGAGGAGGAGAAGGTGAACTGGACGCTTGAAGTGGTGGTGGTTCCCGTGAGCGATGTCAGCCGTGCCAACGCTTTTTACTCGGAGCAACTCGGCTTCCGGGTAGATCACGACACCCAAGTCAGCCCGACTTCCCGCGTGGTGCAGTTGACGCCGCCGGGGTCGGGCTGTTCGGTGGTGCTGGGAAACGCTCTTCAGCAGATGGCCGCTGGCTCACTCAAGGGACTGCAATTGGTGGTCAGCGATCTCCGCATCGCCCACGCCGAGTTGACCCGGCGCGGCGTGAAGGTCAGCGAAGTCAGCGTCATCGGTGCGGGAGGGCGGCGCACTGCCCAAGACGGCGAGGCGCTGAACTACGTCGGCTTCATCTTCTTCAGCGATCCAGACGGCAACGCTTGGGCGGTTCAGCAAATCGATTCGCGTCAGTAAATCATCTGCGCTGAGTCATCCGCGCTGCCCAGCGCTCTAAATCTCGCCCGAATCGATGAGTGCTTTGGCCCGCTGAACGTGGGTTTCGAGGTCGCCGCCTTCCACCGCGACTTGGTCGGTCACGTCTACGCCGTCCACCTTGATCCAGCCCTGCGGCCCGTCATCTCTGCCACCCCACGAGGAGGGAAGCGCCACGTCCACTTGATCGGCTTGGATCAGGCGGCCTTTGTATTCGGTTTGCATGGCCCTAGCCTAGCGTGAGCGCCCTGA containing:
- a CDS encoding AAC(3) family N-acetyltransferase encodes the protein MLNMLRRPQVTPAMLAEGLSALGLDGTQHAIVHASLRAFGQVEGGAPALLGELMRRTATLSAPSFTYATLLRAPTSTIYAHFSRESRVSRDIGRLPQLLVERPDALRSFHPALSFVAVGQEARAVVEAQSLLSPYGPIGALYDLDAVALLLGVDHSSNTTLHYGEYLAGVPLLTRYVPLSGQVVPTAFPNCSADFENIAPHVQGHHVTVGRAQLSAYRVRDLVDGVQAFLARHPEGMLCTYPSCRCQEVRRMIRADGLTPRTQLGRATGTLEIAGD
- a CDS encoding VOC family protein; this translates as MNWTLEVVVVPVSDVSRANAFYSEQLGFRVDHDTQVSPTSRVVQLTPPGSGCSVVLGNALQQMAAGSLKGLQLVVSDLRIAHAELTRRGVKVSEVSVIGAGGRRTAQDGEALNYVGFIFFSDPDGNAWAVQQIDSRQ